ATATGAAGTGGGTTCAAGTGACCTGTTTCAGATCAATCAACGTGAGATCAGAACATTGGAAGTCAAGAAAAAGCAATTGGAATACCATCTCAATGCGCTGGTGATACAACAGGAGATAAAAAAAGAGATGGGAGAGTATATGACACTGTAAAAGTGTGATATGCATAATATATTTTAAGCTGAATCAACTCCATCTTATTGTCCATAATTATTAGTATACCTTCTCTATTATATAATCTTAAGTTATTTATATTACAATATCAAGAAATATATCAAAGGAAATACTATGGATATAAATAAATGGAGAGCCACATGTAGACCTATCAGGATTGTGGTAGGGTTGGCACTTATCGGTTACGGTGCATACTCAGGAAATGCATGGTTCTATCTTGGCGTGGTCCCGCTTATTGCTGGGCTTACAAATTTTTGTCCGGCCTGTATCGCCACGAAAAAGTGTGATACACCGGTGAAATAAACCAGGTGAGGACCTACCTCACCTGGTTTATACGTCATTGTAACGCTATTACGTTAGCACTCTTTTCGTAATTCAACCATTCTACTTGGTTAATAAAGTATAATTTCACAATACAACGCTTCAAAGGTACTGTCTATGGATAAAATCACACAATATTTAAAAGACCATCCTCATGATGAACTGCATCCTTCTGAGCTAGCTAATATTCTCAAAGATCTCAATGAGAAAAGTTTTCATGAAGCATTAAAGGCCATTCCTAGAGAGCTGATCGCAGATGTTGCACTGGAACTTCCGGACAGATATTTTGAAGATATTGTTGAGTCGTTTACCACAAAAGAAATCGCAGATTCGGTCGCTGAACTGGAAAGTGATGATCAGACAGACTTCATGCAAGAGCTTGAAGAGGTGGATAAAGGCATCGCCAAAGCAGTATTTAGCCAGTTGGATGAAGATGACCAGGCAGATATTTTAAAGCTGAAGCAGTATGATGATGATATCGCGGGTGCGTATATGCAAGTGGAAGTCTATACAGCGAACTTGCATGATACTGTACATGATGTGATCAGACAATTTGCGAAATTAAGACGCAATGATGAACTTGAGAATGTGAACTATCTTTTTGTAACGGATGAAAAGCATCATCTTCGCTACGGTATAGGATTAGACCATCTTCTGGTCTTTAATTTTGATCGAACACTGGCAGAGAATATTAACGAAAACCCTGAAAAATATAAACCTATTATGGGATATGATTCTGACGATATCAGTGATATCGTACAGAAGTTTCAAGAGTACGATCTATCGTCTATGCCTATTATTGATGAGGATGGTATACTTCTTGGGCGTATCACTTCTGATGACATTTATGACATTATCAATGAACAGGCGACAGATCAAATGTACCACTTGGCAGGGGTGAATGATGATGCCGAAGAAGATGAAGATATTTTTAAAGCAGGTAAATCACGTGCCGTATGGTTGGGGGTGAATCTGATCACAGCCATTATCGCCTCTCTGGTCATAGGTCTTTTTGAGGATACCCTTCAAAGTATTGTCGCTTTGGCTATTTTGATGCCTATCGTGGCTTCGATGGGGGGTAATGCAGGGACACAAAGCCTTACGGTTGTTGTGCGTCAACTCGCGCTTGGTGACATTGCCCAGCATGATGCCTTTCGTACGATAAAGAAAGAAATCATACTCTCGCTTGCAAATGGTTTCCTTTTTGCTATAATCATGGGTATAATAGCCTCCATATGGTTTGACAAAGGGATGCTTGGTATTGTTATAGCACTCTCGATGGTCATCAATTTGTTGAGTGCA
The sequence above is drawn from the Sulfurovum sp. TSL1 genome and encodes:
- a CDS encoding DUF2892 domain-containing protein codes for the protein MDINKWRATCRPIRIVVGLALIGYGAYSGNAWFYLGVVPLIAGLTNFCPACIATKKCDTPVK
- the mgtE gene encoding magnesium transporter — protein: MDKITQYLKDHPHDELHPSELANILKDLNEKSFHEALKAIPRELIADVALELPDRYFEDIVESFTTKEIADSVAELESDDQTDFMQELEEVDKGIAKAVFSQLDEDDQADILKLKQYDDDIAGAYMQVEVYTANLHDTVHDVIRQFAKLRRNDELENVNYLFVTDEKHHLRYGIGLDHLLVFNFDRTLAENINENPEKYKPIMGYDSDDISDIVQKFQEYDLSSMPIIDEDGILLGRITSDDIYDIINEQATDQMYHLAGVNDDAEEDEDIFKAGKSRAVWLGVNLITAIIASLVIGLFEDTLQSIVALAILMPIVASMGGNAGTQSLTVVVRQLALGDIAQHDAFRTIKKEIILSLANGFLFAIIMGIIASIWFDKGMLGIVIALSMVINLLSAGLFGAMVPLLLKKMEVDPAIGSTVVLTTVTDVVGFFSFLGLATLILL